In Drosophila yakuba strain Tai18E2 chromosome X, Prin_Dyak_Tai18E2_2.1, whole genome shotgun sequence, a single genomic region encodes these proteins:
- the LOC120321451 gene encoding uncharacterized protein LOC120321451, translated as MLTIRPDRSWLTSSAPQKFASTSTSTSMSTSKSKPEFEVAETALRQRVLSPIPIIPIPVIPEDVESLANTNTNSNSSPDQQNVPMTISTVPPSSSAPAFTVTGTGSGIEYESSVAGTSGGIVKSITMDEPITTGSVKPIASNKFTRKRERVCNNSS; from the exons ATGCTAACAATAAGGCCGGATCGATCCTGGCTAACCTCATCCGCACCCCAGAAAttcgcatccacatccacatcaacATCAATGTCTACGTCAAAGTCTAAACCCGAATTCGAAGTGGCCGAGACAGCGCTGAGGCAACGCGTGCTATCGCCG ATACCGATCATACCGATACCAGTGATACCCGAAGACGTCGAATCGTTGGCAAACACCAATACGAACAGCAATAGTTCGCCCGATCAGCAGAATGTGCCCATGACCATAAGTACAGTACCGCCATCGAGTTCAGCGCCCGCTTTCACAGTGACCGGAACCGGAAGCGGAATTGAATATGAAAGTTCGGTGGCCGGAACTAGTGGTGGCATTGTCAAATCGATAACGATGGACGAACCGATTACGACGGGGAGCGTCAAGCCGATTGCCTCGAATAAGTTTACTAGGAAAAGAGAACGTGTATGCAATAATAGTAGTTAA